ATTTATGGTCATCTCATGCAGCCCTGGATGGTTTAAATGCTGATTCATGGAGGACTATTTTTTATAACACTATACTCTCTATCTTTTCAGGTGCTTGGTATTGAAGCTGTACGAAAAGCCTTGGAGCGTGAAATCAATCATGTCATATCTTTCGATGGATCATATGTAAACTATCGTCACTTAGCTCTTCTATGTGATGTCATGACATGCAAAGGACACTTGATGGCAATCACGAGACATGGAATCAACAGACAAGAAACAGGAGCACTGATGAGATGCTCGTTTGAGGAAACCGTGGATATTCTTATGGAGGTAGGTGTTGAATAATATTACACATTGTAATATTTGAATGTACTCAAGTTAATGTTATTGCTACTAAGTTAAAAATTGACAATTCTATGGCACTATGcgaaagatattttagaaaccAGCATCTTTGTCTCTTATACGAAAAGCATATTGTAGCATTTTAAATATGTGAATAAACCATCAGGCCATATTGCATTAAACTGTATTTGTTGACGACTtgacaatcaatcaatcaatcaaatcgtttttattaGCCGTCCAGGCAAACGGGCACACAAAAATtgaagcaaaattgaaaatatatacatgCCTTTGTCCAGAACGGATAGGATGGCCGCAATATGACCATTTGGTCTACATGTCAGTGGCTTGCAATAGCTGCATTAattaaaatttaggaatcgaaCACAATCGCTACCTTCTGTATTCTTTCTCCCCCACGCATATCCGTGGTTGCCCGTGAATTTACAACTAAATAAGttcttctgagtgagtttaTATAACTTTGATATCAGCTAATCAGCATTAAAAAAACTTTCTGATTTCAGGCTGCTTCATCAGCTGAGACCGATTTCATGAGTGGAGTTTCTGAAAATATCATGCTGGGACAACTTATACCTGGTGGTACAGGATGTTTCCAATTATTACTTGATGCAGAAAAATGCAAACAGGCTATGGAAATCCCAACAAACATCGGTGGTGTTGGAGGTAGTTCTTGCtgttatttttctaatttatttattgaactATACATGTTAATTCGAAAATGGTTTGGTATTAATTttggaataatttgaataaacccATTCTACAGCAAAACTTTTACTTCCAAAAATATGCTTCCTGGGTGAAAATGATATTATTCACAAATTATCAGATTAAGAATGCATCTTTTTTGAATATCTGGAGTATAGAATGACCTAATTGTGGCACCTGTGCCACTTCTTTCTTTACCATACCATATTTCTACATACTATACTTCCTATGCTGGATTTCCAGAAAAATTTCAACcaattttgcatttttcttCTAGGTACTGGCATGTTCTTTGGATCAATGGCTTCACCAAGTTCTATGTCACCGAGCATGACACCTTGGGCAGGTGGTGCAACGCCAGCATTTGCTGGAGCATTTACTCCTGGCTATGGTTCTGGAATGACGCCAAGTGCTGCTGCTTTCTCTCCTGCACAATCTGATGCGTCTGGTTTTTCACCTGGATACAGTCCAGCTTGGAGTCCTGCTCAATCACCAGGACCTGCAAGCCCTGGTTCTCCATATATACCATCGCCAAAGCATTCATCATTGTCTCCAAGTTACTCACCAGTATCACCTGCTTATGAACCAGGGACACCAGGCACACCACAAAGCCCGAAATACAGTCCAGGATACACACCTACAAGTCCGACGTATTCACCTACTTCACCGAGATATTCCCCAACGAGCCCAGGATACAGCCCGACGTCACCTTCATATTCTCCGACCAGTCCGTCTTATTCACCTACATCACCAAGCTACAGTCCGACGTCACCTTCGTATTCACCAACAAGTCCATCATATTCACCTACGAGTCCAAGTTACAGTCCGACTTCGCCATCGTACTCACCAACGAGTCCATCCTATTCACCGACGTCTCCAAGCTACAGTCCAACATCACCCAGCTACTCCCCAACCTCTCCGAGCTACAGCCCCACTTCACCAAGCTATTCTCCAACCTCTCCAAGCTACAGTCCCACTTCACCAAGTTATTCACCCACTTCACCATCCTATTCCCCAACCAGCCCCTCATATTCTCCCACTTCACCCAGTTACAGCCCAACCTCACCTTCCTACTCCCCCACAAGTCCTTCATATTCTCCAACCAGCCCGAGCTACAGTCCGACGAGCCCCTCATATTCTCCTACCAGTCCTTCGTACTCGCCTACTAGTCCGAGTTATTCACCAAGCTCACCAAAGTATTCACCATCGTCTCCTTCATATAGTCCTTCGTCTCCGAGCTACTCGCCATCAAGTCCAAAGTATTCACCAGCTAGTCCATCTTACAGTCCAGCCTCACCAGAGTACAGCCCATCAAGTCCCAAATACGCTCCATCAAGTCCGAGCTATTCACCATCGTCACCATCTTACTCTCCATCATCACCATCATACAGTCCTACATCACCAAAATATTCCCCATCAAGCCCGAGCTATTCTCCATCGAGTCCATCATACTCGCCTGCAAGCCCGGAATACTCGCCATCATCACCAAACTATTCACCATCGAGTCCAAAATCAGGACCTGCAAGTCCATCGTACAGTCCATCTTTGGGCTACTCTCCAAGCAGTCCTAACTATTCTCCAACAAGTCCTGCTTATTCACCTTCAAGTCCGGGATATTCTCCATCAAGCCCACAGTATACTCCAACGAGTCCGACATACACACCAGGGGATCAGGAATCTGCTGCTGCATCACCATCTTACAGTCCATCTAGTCCGTCATATAGTCCAGCCAGCCCTGCTTACTCGCCAGCAAGTCCTAGCTACACCCCTGCCTATTCACCATCAAGTCCGCAAGACTCCTATTCTCCAACAAGCCCTGGATATAGTCCTTCTTCACCAGGGTACACCCCGAGTACACCAGGGGGTGGGATCTACCCACCACAAGATGAGGATTCTGATTGAGAAAATTGTGACTAAACTGTGCAATCGTTCAATGACGAAACTTGAGATATATGGCAAAAACTGTCTTTACTTTGTTTACAAGGACTGCAGTAGTGCCTTAGCTACAtcttatttgtttgtttttctttgtcaaaaaattttaaaaaagcatTATTACCAAAAAAAAGTAATGCATAATCGTGACAGTTTTGTTTCTGAAACAGCTTTTGGGTATTGAGTACAATCAAGCTTTTGCTGTAGTACATggaaaacatttatttatttgtgtgctatttttgttattatttctcTTGTGGTAAAGTTTCTCTCAAAAGCCTGAGTTTGTGTGATGCATTCCTTAGATGTGCTTCTCATGTACAATATGCTTTGTTCGTATCTTACCCTGACGCCACAtgattgcaaaaaaataaaagcttaTTCCATCAAAACTTATGTCTGGTATGTTGAGTTTGTTTCACAAAAACTTATTCAGCACAACCTTGAATCATGGGTCATCTGAAACTCGAGTTGATTCAGGCTCACTGGCAGTTAATTGATTAGGGTTATGAATCCAAGTCCAAATGCAGTCTGGTCAATGACAAGCCCTAAAAGATTCATTCTGTGTTAAACGAATACTCccgaggtatgtgaaccaagatggcgaacatctAAACGTAGTCTGcgaccaggttaggtttaggccataattcacGTACAAAAACTACAGGAGTCACCTgattagtccccgaactcataatagaactgaaaattgggaataaaattacggccttaactggtacacatactatgttccggtgtctgccatcttggttcacatacttcgggagtaccctaaaCGTTCTTGCAGCAAGTGAGTGAAGCTTGACTTTTTTCTTGGCTCAATTGACTTTTTGTTAGCTGTACCAAAATAGGGATCATGGGATACAGTATCTGACCACATTCTTATGTCAAGCCTTGTGATAGCATGCTGTTTCATAGTGGTAAATCAGCTGCCTGTCCCCTTGTTTTTGGAGTACAGTCTCTCATTGTATCACGCCTTCAAATAGAATAAGTCTACCCAAAACATTCGTGGATGTACTGACTATTGGTTGCCAATGCAAAACAAAATCAACGCCATTTCATCTAAAGCGAAGCAATATGCATAAACTTTCCCGGTGTTGCGCGAAACTGTTCACATTGAAATAACCTGATGAAAACTAATCAATCTGCCTGATCACTCTCTCAGATAAGAAATAATACAAGTCcattagtgatattcttttgaatttgAGAGCATGATGGGAAACAAATAACTTAATCACACGAAACGACTGTTTGGAACCAACACGGATACCGACACCGGTTGGTAGCAGTTGTGCCAGGATTTGTGCAGCTGACGATACTACACCCCACATTACAATCAATTATTTCTTCACATACTTTTATTAATCCACAATTCTGAAACAAATCACAACCATAGTACATAAGAAATAATCACAATTAGAAATATAATCCAGCTTCCATAACACACAAAGTACTCTTTGATTTTCAAACAAGAAATTTCATTTGCACTGAGACCACAGTTGGTAGTCTCCTTTGATagtatatatcaggggtggccaacacgtcgatcacGATCGACCTTCACGTTTCGAGTGGTCGATCGCGTCTATTGTTGGTAAATTTAACAACATACCCCCAAAATTTCCTGAAgcagtttcatgcagcgcctgttgtgtgttttaaaacaacgaatacagtactgtacatgtgcaaaaataatcatacagtatttgagtctggacAAGCCCCATTTACATGTTATTACGTAAAAATGCAAGTTTCGCCGCTACCAAGTTTAAATTGAACTTGCCGaatattgtgtgttttagttGATAAATGTGCAGTGAGTTGAATTATTGTAATTTAGATGCTGAAAATCGAGCAGTAGTGTTTCATTGATGGTtttcgaaaatttatttttctttatttgtaGAGTACGCTAATacttttttgagaaatttacgacAATCGGGGCTAGAAAAAGGCATGTGTTAggtctgaattgtatgatttgaataaatgaatgatgaaacatttacgcCGGCTActattacataatcaaattaacaaattaaatggaacatgaacaatacaaatttttgtggcgtTTTAATTGTGAATGTGCCCACAGAGCTGAGCTTATTGGCAGTGCTGtatttttttgtatgcgtgtttGCAATAATCTATGCATAATCAGTACCCATTCGTTTTTGTATATGACCTTATTACCAATCAGTCGATCGcaagctattttgaagattttagttgATCGCGGACGAAagtaggttggccacccctggtatatattATGCATCAGACAAAGACCACCATTTCATCCCTTATCAGAGTTTAGGTATTTCTCATGTGTAGATGCAGATTTAAAGAATTCAAACTCAGCACCAACAGCAGTAGAgagcaatttttgaatatttctttcTTCAACTGTCCCAAAACAATATCCGTTTGCTTTATCTGCTTGTCGGATGACGTTCAACATACTTTCTTTGTCTTGGACATTCAAGGGCACAAAACTAACAAGACTGTAATCTTCAACAACTCCAATTAATTTTCTAAAAGAATTCGTACACAAGATAATATATTATCATTGCAATAAAGAATAGTAACGGAGCATTACCATGTCCAGTAAATCACAGTATGTTACCCGCATCTCCTGCAAGAGATAATCAAGGGTTTGATAAATAAAGTGTTTGGAACGCTTGAAACAATAAGACATACATGGGAGCCCTTCAATGTTATGGATTACCATATATTTAATCATAACTCTAATATGCTTAATAACTCACTCATTCAGTTTCTTGTGTTTCTTCCAAAATGGATCATCACTCTCAACtgacaataatttttcaagATCAAGAACTTCCGTGTAATAATCCAAGTGGAATGCAAATCTAAAACAAATGATAACTTGATAACAAGAATtaacaatcaaatttttttagtaCTTCCAACTCTATGAATAAAATAGCTTGTTTCATTACAAAACCATACAACAGAAGTTCATTCCCAAACTATAAGAAATCACCATATAAAAATACAGATATTCGCATTATTAAGTCTTCAGTAGGACAGGGATTAACTCAAATTTGCTGCCTATTTCAAAGAGGTCATTCTGACAAAACATTACACTTGAACACCATTTGCGATCATAGTTTTATAGAGTAATTTCACATACTTTCCGTATTGTTCTGCAACATCCATCTTCGATAGAACATTGATATGTGGAAGGTTGATATGTAGCATAGTAGCTAATGAAGTCAATAAAACAGATATAAATTTGCTTCCATCAGAACAATAATGAGAATCTACTAAGTGAATGGCAGTGAGACGAAGATCTTGTTCTTTGCTGGTTAGTTTTTCAATCACATTTCTCAATGATGAATGATGTGTATATAACTCGACCTGTCCAGGACAGTCAAACACAATATATCTGAACAATAAAGGTTTgctcattaaaaatatttaatggcCTATTGGTTAAAGCGTTAGACCTAATTTAACTATGATGACATTGCCGGtttaaatcccatgcccaccatctTGCCCAGGATGCAATGAATTAAGATTTCGGTTCTTCTTAACTATAATAGCTCCATATTAAGAGTGGCTACTTGTCTAGAGCCttgttcattttaaattttgatttgagtTATAGCAATTCAATATAAGCTTGAACAATTGTTACTGCTGACTCAAGCATAtactgtttgattgctgtagaTGTTATGCTCTTTATTCACGGTAAATTAAAACATGTCAAACACACATAATACCAACCCTAAATCAGGTTATcataattcaaaatgaaaacatACTTTCCAGAATGctgttttaatttttcaatgagCCAGTCCATATTAGCTTCAAGATATTCCATACAATAGAGAAGTCCACCATTTGGTCCGAGTTGTAAATTTTCCATTACATCCTCTAATGTAATTAATTCTTCAATATTAATATCACATTGATAAGGAATATTCTCATTTGCTGGATCAAGGTTTACAATACAACATGGGCGTTTCAATGCACCAAGAAACTGCTGCATCCCATGACAATATGTTGTCTTGCCACTTCCTGGTGGCCCAATCACAATTTGTCCGAAACTTGTTCTCGcctgtgacatcacaattttctattttaagcagttttttttcacaataatacaaataaaatttttaatctcGTCCTTTTGCGTCTCCGTGCAAAACTTTTCCTCTGTGCTCAAAGATGTAAAATGATGGTCTATTTCCGACTGTTTCAAATGATTTGCTCTTTGTTTCTGCGTTAACttgtatatttttgaattcaCCAGCAGCTAGTAAAACACCCCAAGATGCCAAAAACAAACCGAATATTGTTTGTACAGTGATCTGCAAAAAATACCATGGTAATTTTATGAAtagtatttgaaaataatcccaTTATTATTGTATGCGTTAACTTTATCAAACTATTTGTTTGCAAAGTTATTTTTAACATACCGTACTTCTATTCGAGATACAAACCCTGAATGCCGAAAGTACACAAACCCCTTACAACCATTTTACAGCAATTTGTACAATGTCAGAATGCTGGATTGTGTATCTGATTATACTTACATCAATCGGAAGTGAGTGAAGTTCCTGTTGTGTCAATCGTACAAAGGATCTATCTGTAAACGTAAAAATACTTGTTAAAAGCTAGCCCAAGATGTTGCCTATAATACTCAATTATCAACATCAttaccag
The sequence above is a segment of the Styela clava chromosome 7, kaStyClav1.hap1.2, whole genome shotgun sequence genome. Coding sequences within it:
- the LOC120327719 gene encoding GPN-loop GTPase 2-like, with protein sequence MSQARTSFGQIVIGPPGSGKTTYCHGMQQFLGALKRPCCIVNLDPANENIPYQCDINIEELITLEDVMENLQLGPNGGLLYCMEYLEANMDWLIEKLKQHSGKYIVFDCPGQVELYTHHSSLRNVIEKLTSKEQDLRLTAIHLVDSHYCSDGSKFISVLLTSLATMLHINLPHINVLSKMDVAEQYGKFAFHLDYYTEVLDLEKLLSVESDDPFWKKHKKLNEKLIGVVEDYSLVSFVPLNVQDKESMLNVIRQADKANGYCFGTVEERNIQKLLSTAVGAEFEFFKSASTHEKYLNSDKG
- the LOC120327721 gene encoding ER membrane protein complex subunit 5-like, translating into MAKTLRNVLLFIGFAFVIHGGISAAQHRSFVRLTQQELHSLPIDITVQTIFGLFLASWGVLLAAGEFKNIQVNAETKSKSFETVGNRPSFYIFEHRGKVLHGDAKGRD